From the genome of Triticum aestivum cultivar Chinese Spring chromosome 3B, IWGSC CS RefSeq v2.1, whole genome shotgun sequence, one region includes:
- the LOC123071421 gene encoding phosphatidylinositol:ceramide inositolphosphotransferase isoform X1, protein MAIYIAREATKLWRKVCAETSVELQLLFEKWHLLLAGIVFQYIHGLAARGVHYLHRPGPILQDMGFMALPELGQDKGYLSETVFTSIFLSFLLWSFHPFVYHSKRFYTVLLWRRVLAFLVVSMVVLTHNFHNYIHVPTSDTFLLQASQFLRIITFYSTQLPGPNYHCREGSKLATLPPPKNVLEVLLINFPRGVLFGCGDLIFSSHMIFTLVFVRTYHKYGSKRLIKLFAWLMAIIQSLLIIASRKHYTVDVVVAWYTVNLVVFFVDKNLPEMPDRTSGLSLLPVSTKDKSDRMKEELHKPEKDNKMKDEHHKLLNGNNVDSTDRRQWMPMNGKHGEDMNHTLSDAAPNGT, encoded by the exons ATGGCGATTTACATCGCGCGGGAGGCAACCAAG TTATGGAGGAAGGTGTGCGCCGAGACGTCGGTGGAGCTGCAGCTTCTGTTCGAGAAGTGGCACCTGCTACTTGCCGGAATTGTGTTTCAG TATATTCATGGATTGGCTGCTCGAGGAGTACATTACTTGCATCGGCCCGGTCCAATACTCCAGGACATGGGATTTATGGCCCTTCCG GAGCTCGGGCAAGACAAAGGTTATCTTAGTGAGACTGTATTCACTTCCATCTTCCTTTCATTTCTGTTG TGGAGTTTTCACCCTTTTGTTTATCATAGCAAACGTTTCTACACTGTTCTACTCTGGCGCAGGGTGCTTGCATTTTTAGTCGTAAGTATGGTTGTCCTAACTCACAACTTCCATAATTATATCCATGTCCCAACCAGTGACACTTTTCTCCTCCAGGCTTCACAGTTTTTGCGAATTATTACATTCTATTCCACTCAGCTTCCTGGCCCAAATTATCACTGTCGTGAG GGCTCAAAATTGGCCACTCTTCCACCACCCAAAAATGTTCTTGAAGTGCTCCTAATCAACT TTCCTCGTGGAGTGCTTTTTGGCTGTGGTGATCTGATATTTTCATCACACATGATCTTTACTCTTGTGTTCGTGCGTACATACCATAAATATGGATCAAAAAG GTTGATTAAGCTATTTGCTTGGTTGATGGCCATCATCCAAAGTCTTCTTATCATTGCTTCTCGCAAGCACTACACTGTGGATGTTGTTGTTGCTTG GTATACTGTCAATTTGGTTGTATTCTTTGTTGACAAGAACCTCCCAG AAATGCCGGATCGTACAAGTGGGTTATCTTTGCTTCCAGTAAGCACAAAAGATAAAAGTGACAGGATGAAGGAAGAGCTCCACAAGCCCGAGAAGGATAACAAAATGAAGGACGAACACCATAAGTTATTGAATGGAAACAACGTTGATTCTACTGATCGG CGACAATGGATGCCGATGAACGGAAAGCATGGGGAAGACATGAACCACACGCTCTCTGATGCCGCACCCAACGGTACATGA
- the LOC123071421 gene encoding phosphatidylinositol:ceramide inositolphosphotransferase isoform X2, with translation MAIYIAREATKLWRKVCAETSVELQLLFEKWHLLLAGIVFQYIHGLAARGVHYLHRPGPILQDMGFMALPELGQDKGYLSETVFTSIFLSFLLWSFHPFVYHSKRFYTVLLWRRVLAFLVASQFLRIITFYSTQLPGPNYHCREGSKLATLPPPKNVLEVLLINFPRGVLFGCGDLIFSSHMIFTLVFVRTYHKYGSKRLIKLFAWLMAIIQSLLIIASRKHYTVDVVVAWYTVNLVVFFVDKNLPEMPDRTSGLSLLPVSTKDKSDRMKEELHKPEKDNKMKDEHHKLLNGNNVDSTDRRQWMPMNGKHGEDMNHTLSDAAPNGT, from the exons ATGGCGATTTACATCGCGCGGGAGGCAACCAAG TTATGGAGGAAGGTGTGCGCCGAGACGTCGGTGGAGCTGCAGCTTCTGTTCGAGAAGTGGCACCTGCTACTTGCCGGAATTGTGTTTCAG TATATTCATGGATTGGCTGCTCGAGGAGTACATTACTTGCATCGGCCCGGTCCAATACTCCAGGACATGGGATTTATGGCCCTTCCG GAGCTCGGGCAAGACAAAGGTTATCTTAGTGAGACTGTATTCACTTCCATCTTCCTTTCATTTCTGTTG TGGAGTTTTCACCCTTTTGTTTATCATAGCAAACGTTTCTACACTGTTCTACTCTGGCGCAGGGTGCTTGCATTTTTAGTC GCTTCACAGTTTTTGCGAATTATTACATTCTATTCCACTCAGCTTCCTGGCCCAAATTATCACTGTCGTGAG GGCTCAAAATTGGCCACTCTTCCACCACCCAAAAATGTTCTTGAAGTGCTCCTAATCAACT TTCCTCGTGGAGTGCTTTTTGGCTGTGGTGATCTGATATTTTCATCACACATGATCTTTACTCTTGTGTTCGTGCGTACATACCATAAATATGGATCAAAAAG GTTGATTAAGCTATTTGCTTGGTTGATGGCCATCATCCAAAGTCTTCTTATCATTGCTTCTCGCAAGCACTACACTGTGGATGTTGTTGTTGCTTG GTATACTGTCAATTTGGTTGTATTCTTTGTTGACAAGAACCTCCCAG AAATGCCGGATCGTACAAGTGGGTTATCTTTGCTTCCAGTAAGCACAAAAGATAAAAGTGACAGGATGAAGGAAGAGCTCCACAAGCCCGAGAAGGATAACAAAATGAAGGACGAACACCATAAGTTATTGAATGGAAACAACGTTGATTCTACTGATCGG CGACAATGGATGCCGATGAACGGAAAGCATGGGGAAGACATGAACCACACGCTCTCTGATGCCGCACCCAACGGTACATGA
- the LOC123071423 gene encoding uncharacterized protein: MANDGELSAVAAAAAEPDLEQGRVLAAGGGGRRLSGENSGEEEGEGSQRCSDAEDRSWHSRQNSAALEDRASTSASARSGAGAGDGDKEGEAAAGRDRKSCVSECSLDDVDLEAGPAAEITKASPDKDEMNCRICHLGLESAAAESGGGIVLGCSCKDDLSCAHKQCAETWFKIRGNKICEICGSTACNVVGFGDAEFMEQWNESGNSAATQAPANEMRRFWQGHRFLNFLLACMVFAFVISWLFHFNVPG; this comes from the exons ATGGCGAACGACGGCGAGCTGTcggcggtcgccgccgccgccgccgagcctgaCTTGGAGCAGGGGCGCGTCCTCGCCGCCGGCGGCGGTGGAAGGCGGCTGAGCGGGGAGAACtccggggaggaggagggggaggggagccagCGCTGCTCGGACGCCGAGGACCGGTCATGGCACTCGCGCCAGAACTCCGCCGCCCTCGAGGACCGCGCCTCGACGTCCGCGTCCGCCCGCTCCGGCGCCGGCGCAGGGGACGGGGACAAGGAAGGCGAGGCCGCGGCCGGGCGCGACAGGAAGTCGTGCGTGTCGGAGTGCTCGCTGGACGACGTCGACCTGGAGGCCGGGCCGGCGGCCGAGATCACCAAGGCCAGCCCCGACAAGGACGAGATGAACTGCCGCATCTGCCACCTCGGCCTCGAgagcgccgccgccgagtccggcggcGGCATCGTGCTCGGCTGCTCCTGCAAGGACGACCTCTCCTGCGCCCACAAGCAGTGCGCCGAGACCTGGTTCAAGATCAGGGGCAACAA GATCTGCGAAATCTGCGGCTCGACAGCGTGCAACGTGGTTGGTTTCGGTGACGCGGAGTTCATGGAGCAGTGGAACGAGTCAGGCAACTCCGCAGCTACCCAAGCACCGGCGAACGAGATGCGGAGGTTCTGGCAAGGCCACCGGTTCCTCAACTTCCTCCTGGCCTGCATGGTGTTTGCCTTCGTCATATCCTGGCTCTTCCACTTCAACGTCCCCGGATGA